The genomic window ccagatctagctagactagaaacaaaacaacaggcacgccgcacctGCGAGCCGGCCAAAGAGTAAGgtatgttcgacttcatgcagcgccggctgCGCCGACAGCGTTCTgcagccggctgacttgaagcagccaatggcattcactGCCTCAAGTCAGGCAGCTGCAGCCTGCTGTCGGCTGTCATGAAGTCAACTACACCTGTAGGCTAACGTTTTGagtggcgagcgcgagacgccgaaatggctGACAATACAATTCTTAATGGAAAGTTCACTtataaaaagttgccaaatggttcagTTGATAAAACCAAAGTAATCTGTATCTTTTGTAGTTGTGAACtaagctatcatcgcagcacatcTAGTTTAAAATATCACTTGATGGCCAAACACACTACTGACGCTAAATCTGCGCctcctcgtcaaagccaggcgacaATGGATGACTTCAGACAGAAGCCCATGGACAACACAACTAAAAAGAAAGTTACTGCAGCCATAGCTAAATGGGTGGCTActgcatgtaggcctattaacgttgtggaggacgagggtctAGCTGATATCATTCGCATTGCATCCAACGACTGGACCTACAAATTGTATTCTAGAGCCACCATTACAAGCCACGTACAGACATTGCACGAAACGGAGAAGGCTAAGGTACAGCAGGCGTTGGAGGAGACAAAATCAGTTGCGTTCACTGGTGATTACTGGACTTCCCTCAGTAATCACAACTACCTCGGGGTCACAGCCCATTACTTTGATCCACAGTGGAAACTTCAGTCGCATGCTTTGACTGTTTTAAAGACAGAAGATAGACACTTCGCTAATGCTGTTGCAGAGCTCTTTATGCAAGTAGCGAGAGAGTGGGACATTCAACACAAAGTTGTCTCACTGACCACTGATAGTGCACGCAACATGATTGCAGCGGCCAGGCAGCTCCCCTTTGAGCACATGCCGTGCATCGCACACATTGTGCACCGAGCCGTCACAGTTTCTCTAACCAACAGCCCGTTTGACAGCGCATTGGCAAAATGCAGAAAAGTTGTGGGACATTTTAAGCACAGCCCAGCAAACCAAGCGGAGCTCGAGCAGCAACAAGTCGCACATCAGAATAAAGAATCACTCGCACAGGAAGTGTCAACCAGATGGAATAGTACCCTGGAAATGATCAAGCGTGTTCAGCGGAATGCTGAACCTCTGAGAGATGCACTGGCCCAGCACACAACCAATGTCGCCATGTCAACAGCTACTGAGCTGGAGAAACTGAAGAAGCTCGAGGCTGTGCTGGAGCACTGCAGGTAATTTATTGTGTAtccgtgctgtgtgtgtatatctgtttgTTTAATAATCAAAGTAGGTCTGTGTCAGAACAGTAACGTTAatgattgggtgtgtgtgtttatgtgcctgCAGCTATGCATGTGTGAAATATATGAGTGAGAGAACTCTGTGTGaattacagtaggcctaactAGTTCCCCACTAAAGTGCTTCTCTATATTATTGCAGGTATGTTTCTGAACTTCTGGGAGGAGAGACGTTTGTGTCTTGCTCAGCGGTGCTGCCAACATTATGTCATCTGTCGCGAGTGATGGAGGTCACTGAGGACGACCCAGCTTACATGATCAAGTTCAAAGAAACCTTCGCAGCAGACATGGAAGGTCGCAAGGAGAAGACCAACATCACATGGCTGAGAGTTGCGACAGCACTTGACCCAAGGTCAGATAGCCATGCTTCATTCTTACACTCATCCTCATTCTCAGCATTGTTTCTCCCAGTGTGTTTGATTTGTTAGGTTGCTTGCTTCTTTACTTTGTATTTTAGAATTTAACACTGTAGAGATTGGGGTATTGTCGCAATTTTGTTATACCTGTACTTGCATTAAAGTTGCATTTGATTTCAAGGTTTAAGGACCTCAAGTGTCTGGGCAAACCTCACAGGGCTAAGGTGTGGGATGCGATCCGCGCCTTGCTCCTGGATATGGAGAGGCCTGCACAGCCGGTTAACCAAGTCACGCCTGAGCCTCCTATGAAGAAACCAACTCTCATGCTTGCACATGAGTCTTCgtctgatgaagaggaggacagtATTGAGCAATGTCTGGAGCGCTACAAGGCAGAGCCTCTTGCTGGCATGGATGACTGTCCCCAGGAATGGTGGTCCACACATGAAGGGGCACACAGTGAAATGGCCTGCCTTGCACGCAAGTACTTGGCAACACCAGCCACATCTGTACCATCTGAAAGGTTGTTTTCACTGTCTGGGCATGTTGTTCAAAAGAAGCGAGCTTCCCTGTTGTCTGAAAATGTCAACAGGCTTGTCTGTTTGAGTAACTGGCTCAAAGCAAAGAAGTAGTAGGCCTTTTATTGGTTACTGTTAATTCTTTCATATGTTCATTTTTTTCTGAAATAAGAGGCTGGGTTGATGAGCCTCTGGTGAATAGAGAGTCCTAGTTTACCTTACATGTGCACTTTATAATTTTAATTTGTATCGCCCTATTTTGATCCCTTAGAAAGGGGTGTTGAAGGGGCTGTTTGTGTGAAAAGGTATGACATTTAATTGTGTGAAATTGAACACTACAtgccaatgttgttttcaataaaaaatatttgcacaaaacaagccgatccacttttccatgttgatagagcattaaaatgagaacaaataatgggacaaaaagaaatcaagggacatttagtatagataaaaatgtgcgattaattgcgattaatcgcgagttaactatgacattaatgcgattaatcgcgattaaatattttaatcgtttgacagctctagttttaatacaatttatttagatagtacaattacatatgattgaacaaagctttgctgatccgtctcaacgaaggaggtgctatCCACacaatcgttcgcaagagtgataaaGACTATAAGGACAGGTCTTTCTTATATGAACAGAGAACAGATGTTTATCATCACCATGATTGGTCAGCACTGATCAGTGACCTTTTAAGACAATGGAAACCCCTAGGCCAGCACCCCATGTAAACAGGACACTGACTTTATCTCCCGAGACCAAGGTTCAGGAGGGCAGAGGTAACCTGCTGACCACTCTCCCAAACCTTAGTGCCCCAAGAAACCGTTGATTAGATCAGTCCCAAATACCTTAAACACAACCTCAGTCTCTTAAGAAAGACACTCTTAGTAATTATGTCAAAAATGTCCATTACACACGATACGATGCTAtggttgcagccttacttttgGTGTTGGGCCTGGTAAAAACGGACTGTTGTGCTGCTAGCTAACTTTTCAATTCCTGGACTTTTCGGGCCCGCAGAGATGATTTAGCTGGGAAGTTTGTATCGTAGCTCTTGTGGACCGTCTTGAAATGCCTCTCCAAATTCCTTTTCTTTGGTAAAGCCACGTTAGCATTGCAGATAAGACAGATGGACTTTGCATTCGAATGCACAAAAAAATTATCCTCCTCCCACTCTGAATGAAAATGATAAGTTTGAGATTTTTTAGCTTTTGCCATGGTAGTAGAGCCTATCCACTTGCTCTAGTCTAGCTTCTCGCGCCCTTTCGAGTCCTTAGTTACAACCTAGTAACCATACCCTGCATGCACAGATAGAAAGAAGCGCGagttttgtttttcattatGCCTCATATAGCCTACTATTGTAGGCTACAAGTCTACACACTTCTGCTTCACACGATCGGCAATTCATTGTGCCTATTTAAGCTGTTTTAAGTTGGAAGTTTTAATGTATTTTACACAACAGTAGAAATAGGCTACACACAACAAGTGACACAAAATTTCTCGCGATCGACTGCAACTCAGCCCGCGATCGACTGGTAGACCGCGATCGACTGGTTGGGCACCCCTGCCCTACGGGTTTTTGGGAGCATCAATCAACTGTACACAGTGGCATGTCTCCTTACAAACTATGAAAATTGACCACTGGTAAAGGCCTGGGCAAAGAAGCCTGAGGTCTGAGGATTTCCAACATGTAACCACACCTGTATATTTACACACTTTCATAAAGGCACTGCATATAAGGCTTTCAGCCAGACGACCTTAAACAAGGTATTGCACATAACATACATACAGACTGTATGATATGTGCAGTGCCCTTATGAGGGACGTCGAAGTGAAACCTTGATATGCAGTGCCTTTATGAAAGCTTGGTGAGATAAAAAATTATTGCATGGAACCAAGCGTGCATAAAACCTGTTTTTGTTTGTACATAGAAATAATCTTTTGTTCTTTAATCCTTTTTTAAACCCCTTTCAAATCCTTAATCTTATCAGAGTTTATATTTGTTTGAAATCTGTTTGTATACTGTTTAGGCCTTTGAATGCTACATTGTTAAAATACTTATTTGGTCAATTCAAGTAGTAATCTGCTTTTGTTTGGTCTCTCATTTAAAATTTCTGTCTCTTACCTTTTAAAACTAAACTTAAGCCGTACAAAACACCGAAATGCTTAGATTCAAGTAATTTAAAACCTGTTTTCCGTGCGGGCCCGAAAcattgccccctcctcccccagttattacgcattaaaaatcataaataatttttttcgactagtacacatgttatacatcgttggaaagctacgattcttgtgcttccattgaaataaaccaattcaagctgaacttgcaacagaaagtaccgtcaacgtctttgtccggtgaccgttcattcaacaatgccagagaaaaaagttgtacttaccttcgattacttaggaatgtccaggtatgcacacaactcatcaaaacctcatctgcttacattcccaagggtccaaagtatcaaaccatgtcgagtagttgtccaaacaaagaattatatccacacatagccacgatcttatggaagcaaatcgtgaccaaaattcaaatgaaaatgcatttccagaaatgcattttcattttaagaatgtggctgcattatttgactcataaatcaaattagtattcaatcatcctatttgcattttcattttcttctttaagactgctcattctttcccttaattaaaatgaaaacgaaaaagacatttgaaatttaattttcaaaatatgccccagcaaatagataccaaaattcaatttgaaatgtaaaatttgaaaatgaaaatgcatttccagaaatgcattttcattttaagaacgtggctgcaaaatcgtgaccacaattcaaattcaaatgcatttccagaaatgcattttcattttcaagaacgtggctgcaaaatcgtgaccacaattcaaattcaaatgcattttcagaaatgcattttcattttaagaacgtggctgcaaaatcgtgaccacaattcaaattcaaatgtatttccagaaatgcattttcattttaagaatgtggctgcattatttgactcataaatcaaattagtactgattagtactgagcggacattgcattttcattttcatgttctgcccgcaaagaactgcccataattcgaaaacgaaaatgcattctgagcggcgcagtagagtgacgtcagtagccgctcttcttcagctccctgctgaccgagctacccatcttgttcggtagggggcggtgtgcacatacgcattgcattacatgacaaatgtgccgggaaattgattgaattgccgggtctttagaggacgcatcacagatcatggcgctccctcaaattgtgcagacactgatagaattagctgagctggtagaaactaataatatatctgagtctgatgcccgtgaccgagtagaacaagtcacagagagcttggctgcatactctgccgtcacagacgtacacattaatgaggttgccatagtaaacctctcttcagtcctggaacggctggatgctgtggagcctcaaatgggacggggacgaccaaccatccacatcccgttcgagtccatcgaaaactatttattaaatggtttaaatataaaggacatagcggagctgttgtcggccaccagaccatccgtcggaggatgcaaagcaacggatttacggagctagaaagctgacaaaagtatctgaatttgaatatgaaagatctgaaatatttgtgtctcgaatttcataaaactaaaatatattgctgttgaatatataatatctgaattatttgtatgccaaatttaatacaactgaattattttgatccaaaaataaaacattctaaaattcagattgcaggaattcagattcagattgcggaaattcagattttgtctgaaccaggccaaaggtgaaacagcttgctttcacaggaaaaagtagaccatttaataaatagttttcgatggactcgaacgggatgtggatggttggtcgtccccgtcccatttgaggctccacagcatccagccgttccaggactgaagagaggtttactatggcaacctcattaatgtgtacgtctgtgacggcagagtatgtagccaagctctctgtgacttgttctactcggtcacgggcatcagactcagatatattattagtttctaccagctcagctaattctatcagtgtctgcacaatttgagggagcgccatgatctgtgatgcgtcctctaaagacccggcaattcaatcaatttcccggcacatttgtcatgtaatgcaatgcgtatgtgcacaccgccccctaccgaacaagatgggtagctcggtcagcagggagctgaagaagagcggctactgacgtcactctactgcgccgctcagaatgcattttcgttttcgaattatgggcagttctttgcgggcagaacatgaaaatgaaaatgcaatgtccgctcagtactaatcagtactaatttgatttatgagtcaaataatgcagccacattcttaaaatgaaaatgcatttctggaaatacatttgaatttgaattgtggtcacgattttgcagccacgttcttaaaatgaaaatgcatttctgaaaatgcatttgaatttgaattgtggtcacgattttgcagccacgttcttgaaaatgaaaatgcatttctggaaatgcatttgaatttgaattgtggtcacgattttgcagccacgttcttaaaatgaaaatgcatttctggaaatgcatttgaatttgaattgtggtcacgattttgcagccacgttcttaaaatgaaaatgcatttctggaaatgcattttcattttcaaattttacatttcaaattgaattttggtatctatttgctggggcatattttgaaaattaaatttcaaatgtctttttcgttttcattttaattaagggaaagaatgagcagtcttaaagaagaaaatgaaaatgcaaataggatgattgaatactaatttgatttatgagtcaaataatgcagcgacattcttaaaatgaaaatgcatttctggaaatgcattttcatttgaattttggtcacgatttgcttccatacgatcttgttgcttcattgttacttcgtaaaaaaacaaaaattctgtctctcaacgcactttagctcatagcatgagatctgggtcaagtagaaacacggcgatagtcttaaaatggccgctacactctgacctgttgatagacaccttggtttagccaataggagcttccatgccccggtgacagtcctctaaagccaactaggtctgtgcgtccagccCAGAccggatttagctgttatatatgatagttctaagtaccacctttcattagagataacaattatacctttttatcctaagaatttgaccttggttagaagggtcattctggagtctccaaaaggcccttttagaaaacgcctagatgtactcttataaaaacatgtgtcaaatatgaatatattgtggtattatgtttgacttttgatctgaattgggtaaggcttcaacctgtggtccaattctgtcttccagctaatacctaccacctctaggcctcttcaggcctctgttttcaaaactaaatctaggcggaaatagaaactttcactttccttgtgttcaagcttctattactcaacaccagtaggactgacaggggtcctcacaacaaggaacataacttcagagtgtcagctttcaaaagagtccatttacatgcatttactccaaatggttcaagaacagcagtcaatttactttgggtatgctgtttaggcgtttttaggcacattaacAGTCTCCCACTTTTTACCCTAAACATTACATCACAATCAAAAACACAACGCAGCAACATTTCACTGATGAGGTTGTAATTTATTTCCTACACAGTAACTTCAAATAAATGTACCCTGCAATCAAGTCATTAATTGGCCAAGAAGGCATGAGGtagaaataaaagaaaaaatagTCAACTATTTCTTAAATGGTTTGTATGACTTCCATGTCACAGGGAATTCTCTGAATGAAAATCATCTTTTGTGTAAATGACAAAGTCAATGACCAGTCACACCCAGACATCGACATTTGTCCCTGGACCTGCCAGTAAAAAGGATGGGATCGCCTCAGTGTATGTGTACCCTCCTTTATCATAACGTAAAGGCAGTCAACATAGAAATTAAATGCCCAAATGTAATTACCTAACAGGCTATACACTGGCTGCCCCTCAGGATCGTACACAATCCAACCAGGTGTTGACCCCATCCATGGTGCCTCAGGAACCCAAATGGGTAGTGGTTGACCTCCTTTACCTTGCAGTACTCCTCTACTGCTATAGGCTCCAAGGCAAGACCCCGCCGCATGTTAGCAGTCTGATGGCAAGATCCCAGAAGCCTCTGTGGGAGCCACTCATTTTACATTCTTTCTTACCATATGATTCATATAGTGCAATGATTGTGTTTATCTGTATCTAATTCACAGCAATGATATGACTCACAGAAACTTGATTTTAACAAACAGGAACCTGTTTCTTTTAAACCTGAACTGAACCTGCAGGATGACTTTcccttacattacatttagtcatttagcacagtGTTTCCCAAAGACTGGGTCGCAACCCTCAGGTGGGTCGCAAGATATTTTTTGGGGGTCTCCTTGTCACGATCTGCATCTCTGCCAGTGGCGTTTTCTTAAACAaattaatggtcaaatatttactattgtgttaacattttaaatgcgttagaacacgttcatatcgaagacgagttcattcagaatcagctacatatattaacaggtcgactgactgattttcttctcattcattcccgtagcgccacagtCCATTTccatgttgaagctcagcttccatggacttcaattgggcagttttgaacagtttttttcagtgcttcgaaactgcgattatgtcccgcccatggacgctcagcgtctctgggggtgaatggaggagtgggctggcctggacgctgggcttccgcgtgatgattggagggtctgtcgaaagactgcatctccttttgattgacagtaattttgtactataaaaagtcaccgaagctattcaagttCAGTCCCTTTGCGGATTCTGTAAGTGTAGTCGAAAGACAAACTgcggcaacctatttcttggtaggCCTATTTGCTTGGTGAAGTTGCAAGCAAATTATCATacgtttcatacaattatagctACACCAGatgccttgtttcagtttaacctaattcccacattttctTCGAGTTTAATCTTGTTTCGTTGATTgttccttcattcattcatagcgattcatgttgtttaattgtaacttgtttaactacatgctcttatggttcttccctttggcacttatttcggttgttcacaatgtgtgcttcatgttttggctaccgcAATGTTTTGGCTatcgttgttattatcagtaatctatgcactttgtaaagctctctcttggaagttgctttggataaaagtgtctgctaaatgaataaatgtaaatctacagtaggctaggctagtgtcgtaggggtgaactagccagtgaactagaaaatgtatgtaaactagaaaaggctgttcctgcgaaacagcagtgagaatgctgaaaacctgaatggggatagctgaccatgctaaaaaagataacattttgtagaaagttataagctaaagcttcaaagcgcccgaaaggtattttaaataggggcggagctggacgaaggcttaaaactacagaaaagagaagaaaaatgcaaaacaaaaagttaaaaaaatcagaaagaagaggaacaatgcataaaaattatttataatataatatataataattaataagattatttgctggagtttcaaaaggcctgaaatgtatgctataaaggacctgcagcaagatgaaggcagaaaagtacagaaaagagaagaaaaatgcaaaacaaaaaggggaacatttcagaaagatgagctgcaggaaaatgtgaaaattgagcagaaaacctggagccaagtgcaccagctgggcgtaaaaaagttggtcttaactcttacgtcggtcttagctacgtccgactttgtgatttgaatttataccaagtgcaccaagcttgacagaccaaggtcgtagctacgtctggtcttaagatgggcgtccttgtgaaaatgcgaaagcgttgatcgttgccaagcaacacatttaagagcctatcagagccagtccacggGCTTATTACacattctctgagcctatccgaagcacactttatagctagcctatctcccttcaaaacaagccatggttaaagaaaaacaaaagaaaaggaaaatacattttactgatagagaaattagaaaacatagtttgtatactgagaatagaagcgtgttcacggggaaatgtataataatatcaacacaaacaaacagaaacaatcagctggaaatcgatcaacaacaaaattaacagtggatttctgctaccacggacgactttctcgccttaatgccctttccatgttgcctattaacaagacgcgctgcatgtgcgatcaaactagtgttagccctaatcaggctaccatggataggatattggtccaattttccaacttacgcctgttccccactaggcgtaaaatgtacacccaggtgcagcacataaagggcttaagtctaactggtgcactagtcgtaactttaagttagtcgtaactttcaattctacgtcgaacgtagcgtacgtccaggcgtacgcccagctggtgcactcggctccagttgctgaagtctgggttgaacgaatttgaaggtaaaaggacaacactggaatgacttgaacttgctggaaaaaagtagcaaccgttggtcattggcaacagactggcaacatttctaacctagaatctaggtttcaggttcaagacggaggagaaactaatcatgagtgcctgcacacccagtcctgttcagacactttaagatgacatcaaaataataattcatagtgcagggttgccgatgttgtcgttgtccctggtgagttttttatacgtaaataacaagatcatgatacatctaagcagcggatcatttcttctaagtgtgtcaaagtggtatgtattaacaccgtaggcttgaataataaacAAAGGcatgaagctagagaggatgcaatggaagatttccaacataagctagatgtacaacttgaaaacggagaagatatttagagtaaagactacttactttacatatgtgttcaatatcatcaaataacagtaaaagttttccagttacttagcgtttgttcgtaggattaacgccagcagtgcagcaaacacttacctaaggcctggtttggctgttcgtgacggtcagctatgacagtaagcctcgatttttgcagatttctgtaaaacttgctaaaataaaaacgatctagttagattatgtacactttaagctcaatgtacatatcttgtttggtcgattgtggaaaaaaagtcgaaccgtttttagttcTTTATaagtctgtgcggtcagaaatacgactctaccggcagtttaaaaacacgtctactttcgaaattctctgacgaattttacccacctctccattgaagttagtgagagaatttgaaaggctgctcttgcttcaaggctcaaagctgaaaatctgtaaatgtgagctctttagtagttgaATTGTCTGAAAGAGGACAacttttcctacattttaaggtaaaacttgtttctgtaagttaaactatatgaacgtcagaggaatttgtttgacaatttagttgaatatcagaaaaagagcagccagcagtgctcaatcataaaaatcaagaaggagcaacATTTTGCATGTATTGCAAACTGTcacgattcaaaattggctgaatatttgaaaaagctgaatcatttgggaatagctgaatgtcttgtgaacattttaaaggctgaatggtgtctctagctgaaagtataagtttgaaagaggaggaatctttttaatgatgtgaaaggatttaccattacttttaatgagacaataatttgcacaaaaaccttaatttttTAAGTATAGTATAAAAgtataaagtataaaagtgagaaataccagaagtcatagccatcatctcctgaaggagctgaacgttttgattcaaaaattgtaggaatcggtgaacgcatgcaggactagttaaaggccaaaaaacctaCGGAAGAACAaagaagttggaataataaagagactgcttaacagcattctcacaaatAAATATGATTTAGGCCGAAAATTAGCatcccctatttgaaagaccagcagccgtctgCGCTTATTCAAACTCATGTCGTTGCACTTATTTAGAACTTTGATCGCTattttccaacagagaggtATGCCATTCTGAATGATAAAAGTAGGATTCAAAATCCCTTCGAATTTGAGAGTCCTGATACTTTGCTTGAGTTAACGCCTAGTGCTGCAGAAGAAACCGAGTTGTTGCAGCTCAGCTGCGATCGCCACTGACCCTATGGATCTGTGACCTTATCGTCATTCTGGATGAGCATTTCGTCAGAATATCCTGTCCTCAGTAGGGCCACTATTTCTATGCTTATTCCTTTCACTACCACGTACATGTGCGAATTGGGATTTTCTGTGCTCACAAAAATGAagacaaagcacaaaaacagactGAATGATACGCCTGATATGCGTGTTGcgctctcctcctgcaccccgGACTGGAGG from Hypomesus transpacificus isolate Combined female unplaced genomic scaffold, fHypTra1 scaffold_51, whole genome shotgun sequence includes these protein-coding regions:
- the LOC124465463 gene encoding E3 SUMO-protein ligase ZBED1-like, with protein sequence MDDFRQKPMDNTTKKKVTAAIAKWVATACRPINVVEDEGLADIIRIASNDWTYKLYSRATITSHVQTLHETEKAKVQQALEETKSVAFTGDYWTSLSNHNYLGVTAHYFDPQWKLQSHALTVLKTEDRHFANAVAELFMQVAREWDIQHKVVSLTTDSARNMIAAARQLPFEHMPCIAHIVHRAVTVSLTNSPFDSALAKCRKVVGHFKHSPANQAELEQQQVAHQNKESLAQEVSTRWNSTLEMIKRVQRNAEPLRDALAQHTTNVAMSTATELEKLKKLEAVLEHCRYVSELLGGETFVSCSAVLPTLCHLSRVMEVTEDDPAYMIKFKETFAADMEGRKEKTNITWLRVATALDPRFKDLKCLGKPHRAKVWDAIRALLLDMERPAQPVNQVTPEPPMKKPTLMLAHESSSDEEEDSIEQCLERYKAEPLAGMDDCPQEWWSTHEGAHSEMACLARKYLATPATSVPSERLFSLSGHVVQKKRASLLSENVNRLVCLSNWLKAKK